Proteins from one Prevotella sp. E2-28 genomic window:
- the sufB gene encoding Fe-S cluster assembly protein SufB: protein MSDNKNEFVRQVAEQKYEFGFTTDVHTEIIEKGLNEDIVRLISAKKGEPEWMLEFRLKAFRYWKEQQEPKWGHVHVPEIDYQAISYYADPLAKKPEGDGKIDPELEKTFDKLGIPLEERLALSGNTAVDAIMDSVSVKTTFKEKLREKGVIFCSIGEAIKEHGDLVRQYLGTVVPYKDNFFAALNSAVFSDGSFVYIPKGVRCPMELSSYFRINARNTGQFERTLIIADDDAYVSYLEGCTAPMRDENQLHAAIVEIIVMNRAEVKYSTVQNWYPGDENGKGGVLNLVTKRGDLRGVDSKLSWTQVETGSAITWKYPSCILRGDRSQAEFYSVAVTNNYQEADTGTKMIHLGKDTKSTIISKGISAGHSQNSYRGLVRAAATADNARNYSSCDSLLLGSDCGAHTFPYMDVHNDTAIFEHEATTSKISEAQLFYCNQRGIPTEQAVGLIVNGYAKEVIQKLPMEFAVEAQKLLSVSLEGTVG from the coding sequence ATGTCTGATAATAAGAATGAATTTGTACGTCAGGTAGCTGAACAAAAATACGAGTTTGGTTTCACTACCGACGTACATACTGAGATAATAGAGAAAGGGCTGAACGAGGATATCGTTCGGCTCATCTCTGCTAAGAAAGGGGAGCCCGAGTGGATGCTTGAGTTCCGCCTGAAGGCATTCCGCTACTGGAAAGAGCAGCAGGAACCAAAGTGGGGGCATGTGCATGTGCCTGAGATTGACTATCAGGCTATTAGCTACTATGCCGACCCACTGGCTAAGAAGCCCGAAGGCGACGGAAAGATTGACCCTGAATTGGAGAAGACCTTCGATAAACTGGGTATTCCTTTGGAGGAACGCCTGGCTTTGAGTGGCAACACGGCTGTGGATGCCATTATGGACTCCGTATCTGTAAAGACCACCTTCAAGGAGAAATTGCGTGAGAAGGGTGTTATCTTCTGTTCTATTGGTGAGGCTATCAAGGAACACGGCGATCTGGTTCGTCAGTATCTGGGCACGGTAGTACCTTATAAAGATAATTTCTTTGCGGCCCTCAACTCGGCTGTATTCTCTGATGGCTCATTTGTGTATATCCCAAAGGGCGTGCGCTGTCCTATGGAGCTGAGCTCTTATTTCCGCATCAACGCCAGAAATACAGGCCAGTTTGAGCGTACGCTGATTATTGCCGATGATGATGCCTACGTATCGTATCTCGAGGGTTGCACGGCTCCTATGCGTGACGAGAACCAACTTCATGCGGCTATCGTAGAGATTATCGTGATGAATCGTGCTGAGGTGAAGTATTCTACCGTACAGAACTGGTATCCTGGTGATGAGAACGGTAAGGGCGGCGTGCTGAATCTGGTGACGAAGCGTGGCGACCTGCGTGGCGTTGACTCCAAGCTCTCGTGGACACAGGTAGAGACGGGTTCTGCTATTACTTGGAAATACCCCTCATGTATCTTGCGTGGCGACCGTTCACAGGCAGAGTTCTATAGCGTGGCCGTGACCAACAATTATCAGGAGGCCGATACGGGTACGAAGATGATTCATTTGGGTAAGGATACGAAGTCAACGATTATCTCAAAGGGTATCTCGGCTGGCCACTCGCAGAACTCGTATCGCGGACTGGTACGTGCTGCTGCTACAGCAGATAATGCACGAAACTATTCTTCGTGCGACTCGCTGTTGCTGGGTTCTGACTGTGGTGCGCATACCTTCCCCTATATGGACGTACACAATGATACGGCTATCTTTGAGCACGAGGCAACGACATCAAAGATTTCAGAAGCACAACTGTTCTACTGCAATCAGCGCGGCATACCTACCGAGCAGGCTGTTGGCCTTATTGTCAACGGCTATGCGAAAGAGGTGATTCAGAAATTGCCGATGGAGTTCGCCGTCGAGGCTCAGAAACTTTTGAGCGTCTCGCTGGAGGGAACAGTAGGATAA
- a CDS encoding HAMP domain-containing sensor histidine kinase has protein sequence MKKKHLILFLLATLSIITTFCACDEKYVYITKTDNADSLINIAYKNHDYDSLIFLADSMQKTGELSDMKAYYWRGYAFSRQKKMRLAESNWQRAITLEIHTDEDKEYYAKSANRLAGALLLKGEYEATMKVAIPAMEMMEKAGQDQSSDYTYLLVTVGCCQLKLERPTEAAVSFEKAFLRYSNMTTKNPTASQYTNAIVGVITITDNYLLQKRFNEAFYWTSHLEDLLNQYKQLADAEQAFYDKQETRLNLYRATTMEGMGQHAEAAKAYEKARQTEYAMSNDGKLEATTYLMSAHRWEEAAHNFEVFDEQLNKYGATLSLDIIQHYLLQKYRANVGANQVDSALNIGMQICSALDTAIVQMQQDEALELATLYNLQQKETIFVQQKADMDRQRMVATVVALALIIMFFVLIIYFRHKASMRLETAYYQLEIANEKAMESSRMKTSFIHQMSHEIRTPLNILSGFAQIISTPDIKLDEETKQDMNRKIMESSIRITELVNKMLELSETSSKTVIERTDNIPAVQIAIEAMNTFPQGKKYRIPIDLQLGDNVNDIRIQTNEQAATRALVLLLDNAEKYTKEGNIHLKVDYPSEGIIRYTIEDTGIGVPLDEAEHIFEEFVQLDENKEGTGIGLTVARSIANRLGGNVILDTTYTQGARFIMTLPV, from the coding sequence ATGAAGAAAAAACACCTTATTCTATTTCTACTTGCCACCTTATCCATCATCACTACCTTCTGCGCTTGTGATGAGAAATATGTCTATATCACAAAGACGGACAATGCCGACAGCCTCATCAACATAGCTTATAAGAATCACGACTACGACAGTCTGATTTTCCTGGCCGACAGTATGCAGAAGACAGGCGAGCTATCGGATATGAAGGCCTACTACTGGCGTGGCTATGCTTTTTCACGTCAGAAGAAAATGCGACTGGCAGAGAGCAACTGGCAACGTGCCATCACCCTAGAAATCCATACCGACGAAGATAAGGAATACTATGCCAAATCGGCCAACCGACTGGCTGGTGCCTTGTTGCTGAAAGGGGAATATGAAGCTACGATGAAGGTGGCTATCCCCGCTATGGAGATGATGGAGAAAGCCGGACAGGATCAAAGCTCCGACTATACTTATTTGCTGGTCACCGTGGGCTGCTGCCAACTGAAACTGGAAAGACCTACCGAAGCAGCTGTAAGTTTCGAGAAAGCTTTTCTGCGCTATTCCAACATGACCACTAAAAATCCTACGGCCAGCCAATACACCAATGCCATCGTTGGCGTTATCACCATCACGGATAATTATCTCCTGCAGAAGCGCTTCAACGAGGCCTTCTATTGGACTTCGCATCTGGAGGACCTGCTCAACCAATACAAGCAATTGGCCGATGCCGAACAGGCATTCTACGACAAGCAGGAAACGCGTCTGAACCTTTACCGCGCCACCACCATGGAAGGTATGGGGCAACATGCCGAGGCTGCAAAGGCCTACGAGAAGGCCCGTCAGACGGAATATGCAATGAGCAATGACGGCAAACTGGAGGCTACCACCTACCTGATGTCGGCACACCGATGGGAGGAAGCCGCCCATAACTTTGAGGTCTTCGACGAACAACTCAACAAATATGGCGCCACGCTCTCGCTTGATATCATCCAGCATTATCTCCTTCAGAAATACAGAGCTAACGTGGGTGCCAATCAGGTGGACTCGGCTCTGAACATCGGTATGCAGATATGCTCGGCCCTCGATACTGCCATCGTCCAGATGCAGCAAGACGAGGCTCTGGAACTGGCTACCCTTTACAACCTGCAACAGAAGGAGACAATCTTCGTTCAGCAGAAGGCCGACATGGACCGTCAGCGCATGGTGGCCACCGTTGTTGCCTTGGCCCTCATCATCATGTTCTTCGTACTGATTATCTATTTCCGTCATAAGGCATCCATGCGACTGGAAACTGCCTACTACCAACTGGAGATAGCCAACGAGAAAGCTATGGAATCCTCACGCATGAAGACATCGTTTATCCATCAGATGTCGCACGAGATTCGCACGCCACTGAATATTCTGAGTGGCTTTGCGCAGATTATCTCTACACCAGACATCAAGCTCGATGAGGAGACCAAGCAGGACATGAACCGCAAAATCATGGAGAGTTCTATCCGCATCACTGAACTGGTGAACAAGATGCTGGAACTGAGTGAAACCAGTAGTAAGACCGTGATAGAGCGTACGGACAATATCCCTGCCGTACAGATTGCCATAGAGGCTATGAACACCTTCCCCCAGGGCAAGAAATACAGAATTCCCATTGACCTGCAACTGGGTGACAACGTTAACGACATCCGTATTCAGACTAACGAACAGGCTGCTACGCGTGCCCTTGTACTGCTACTCGACAATGCTGAGAAATATACCAAGGAAGGCAATATCCATCTGAAAGTAGATTATCCTTCTGAGGGAATCATCCGTTATACCATCGAGGATACAGGAATCGGCGTACCTTTAGACGAGGCCGAGCATATCTTCGAGGAGTTCGTACAACTGGATGAGAACAAGGAAGGTACGGGTATAGGTCTTACCGTAGCTCGCAGCATAGCCAACCGACTGGGCGGCAACGTCATCCTTGACACCACCTACACCCAAGGTGCCCGCTTCATCATGACATTACCTGTATAA
- the sufC gene encoding Fe-S cluster assembly ATPase SufC, translated as MLEVRNLHAKIGDKEILKGIDLVINDGETHAIMGPNGSGKSTLSAVLVGNPLYEVTEGEAFFNGKNLLEMKPEDRAHEGLFLSFQYPVEIPGVSMNNFMKAAINEKRKYQGLEPLNAAEFLKLMREKRKVVELDSKLANRSVNEGFSGGEKKRNEIFQMAMLEPKLSILDETDSGLDVDAMRIVAEGVNKLQTPETSCIVITHYDRLLEMIKPQFVHVLYKGKIVKTGGPELAQQIQEHGYDWIKEEIGEE; from the coding sequence ATGTTAGAAGTAAGAAACTTGCACGCCAAGATAGGCGATAAAGAAATACTGAAAGGTATAGACCTGGTGATTAATGATGGCGAGACACACGCTATCATGGGACCTAACGGTTCAGGAAAATCTACGCTCAGCGCCGTGCTCGTGGGCAATCCGCTTTACGAAGTGACTGAGGGCGAGGCTTTCTTCAATGGGAAAAACCTGTTGGAGATGAAGCCCGAGGACAGAGCTCACGAGGGCCTTTTCTTGAGTTTCCAGTATCCTGTGGAGATTCCTGGTGTCAGCATGAACAACTTCATGAAGGCTGCTATCAACGAGAAGCGTAAGTATCAGGGGCTGGAACCCCTGAATGCTGCTGAGTTCCTGAAGCTGATGCGCGAGAAGCGTAAGGTGGTGGAGCTCGACTCAAAACTGGCTAATCGCTCTGTAAACGAGGGCTTTAGCGGTGGTGAGAAGAAACGCAACGAGATTTTCCAGATGGCAATGCTGGAGCCGAAGTTGAGCATCCTTGACGAGACAGACTCTGGTCTGGATGTGGATGCTATGCGTATCGTGGCTGAGGGCGTGAACAAACTGCAGACGCCAGAGACCAGTTGCATCGTGATTACCCACTATGATCGCTTGTTGGAGATGATTAAGCCTCAGTTCGTGCATGTGCTCTACAAAGGAAAGATTGTGAAGACGGGTGGCCCTGAGTTGGCTCAGCAGATTCAGGAGCACGGCTACGACTGGATTAAGGAAGAAATCGGAGAAGAGTAA